TGAGAGGTGGCCAGTGAGGGAACGGTGCCTGCCGGAAGAGGATGTCTGGGTGCCGGCCGGAGATACTGGTCGCCGAAAATTTGGATGGGAGGTGAGGTTATAAAAGCATTCACATCGATTCCATTAAATTATCGGTGTGGAGTTTTTAttatataaagagtataaaagttggttgtgagtgaagaaaagagaaaatgttactgttttttttaatattaaaaatgttactgttcatctgtatatttgaggggacactgttcaccccctataattttttaatatattttgatagtggttgtgagtgaaggagagagaaaaaaggTAATAATAAAGgtattaaaaatattatttaattaaaaaaaagagaaaatgtagtgtttttttagtgtaatttagggtgaaaatatggtggAATGGATTTGAATGCTCTAAGGTGTTTTATATATGAGTGTGGTTTAAGTTTAGGTGAGTTGGGTTGAGTTTGGCCTAAGTGCGCGAGCTCGGTTCAGGTTATCCGTTAAGTGGTCCATTTCTCTTGTCGCATGTTGTTATTAGTTAatagataacaacaacaacaacaacaacaacgacaacaacaacaacaacaacaacaacaacaacaacaacaacaataataataatactaaaataCCCCTTCTCTCGATGATATGGAtcgagagtacgggttgtcacaatgGTCGATTAACACATATAGGATCCATTATTTGTCTTTGTGATCCATTTAGTCCCAATacggtccattaagacatgtatgatccaCAACGGTCCTTGTGATCCACTAAGgtccaatatggtccattaagacatgtatgatccactattggccattctgatctatttaggcccaacatggtccattaagacatgtttGACTACTATTCtccattatgatccattaaggtcAAATATGGTCCATTAACACATATATATGACCCACTATtggccattgtgatccattaaggcccaatatggtctatTAATACATATATGATTAGGGATGAGCTCAGTATCGGTACAAAAATACCGCTACTGAAAATCGTCAACTATGGGTAcaaaaacgaacgttgatgaacacaaatgaacacaaactaatgttcatgaacaaaATGAAAACAAGTGAACACAGacaatcgttcatgaacagaatatataatacactgacacatattagatatttaatttgtcggaattttgaagtatttaaataaatataaaaactaaaaacacaaatgaactatcgaacataaacgaactcgttaccgaacgttcacgaacataaacgaacgaacgcgATCTCTGTTCATGTTTCTTCATTTAACTAAaaaacgaaatttcttgttcgtgttcgtttgtttaatacaCGAACGAaaacaaacgaacttcccgccgaacggttcacgaactgttcgccgaacgtttggttcgtttacagccctaggtaCAGGCACCGGTACTGAAAATGTTCGGTACGATACTCTATGTTACCGGTATTTGAAAATTAAACTCGGTGTAATATTGGTATCGtaccgaaaacgccaaaaagtgggtaccgaaAATAATTCGGTACGGTAAATTTGGCACTAGTACTAATTTTGCCTACATTTAAAATGTATATAAACATAACTAATAGGCATACTCTTACATATTATTTAGAAGAAAACAAATACGGTTAGAATATAGAACATTAATAATAGGataaatttttaaatatatagtaagatttttttttttgttttataatattaactaATATAATTTTTCAAATGAGAATCTTAATTAAGAGAGGAGTTTTGAATGAAATATTTTGGTGGGAAGTTTTAGAATGAAATATTTTGGGGGGAAGTTATTTTGGGGGTAAGTTTAACTTTTAGGATGAAATATTTTGTTGGGAAGGTTTAGGATGAAATATATTGATGGGAAGTTTTAGGATTAAATATTTTGAGGGAAAATTTAAATTCTAGGATAAATATTTTTGTGGGAAGTTTTAGAATGAAATAATTTTGGgaaattttttaatatattgtaAGTTTAACATTTAGTCACACATTTTTTCATGACATTTGATAATATTTCGTCACACGAAAATAAACAAAGTGACAATGATGTGATGAATATTATGTAAAAGCccgtgattttttttttttaaattttaagtgTAGGTTTTGTATAACCTTTGGTCACAGAAAATAATATACATAACCATATGTATTAAATTTTAGTCACGTTAGTAAATATATATTGTGATCGTAGATCATATTTGGCAAGACTTTTATAGTGTGGCTGTTTTTTCTTAACGTGTGGCTAAAGGTTTCGAATACTTATGTTTTTAGTCACATGAAACAATATATTGTAGCCGTAGCTCACATTTGACACACTTTTTTAGTGTGGCTAATAAATGTCACACCTTTTTTCTTAAAGTGTGGCTAAAAATTTTGAATTCATATGTTATATGGTTACATGAATACAAATACTGTGATCATAGATAACAATTGGCCACACTTTGCTACTGTTAGCCACAGTTTTTTTTAAAGTGTGGCAAAAGGTGTCAAATAAATATGTTTTTGGTCACATGAAACAAAAATATGTGGCCATAAATCACATTTGGCTACACATTTCGAGTTGTGGCTAATAATTTTCTAAAAGTGTAACTAAAGGTTCTGAACATGTATAAATGGtcatattaataataaaatgtgtggctaaaggtgTTTTAAAATGTGATGAATgacctttagccacacatttttTTCAAATGTGTGGCAGGACGGTTTTGCCAAAAGTGTGGCTATAGCCCTTTTTTCACGTAGTGGTCATCGATTGAATGAAGCATTGAATAGTTTGAGATCCTATTATGATGGGAATTCAAAGAATGAAAATGGGAGGAAGTTTCTAATTTTTTTAGTAGAAATTAGGAGGGAAAAAAATTCTATTGTGATCCAAATTTAGGACATTTTATATCAAAAAATACGACCGTTTACATAAACGtcctataaaacttatgttttacgactcaaatatcaagtgtcctaatatggtgtattataataataccataATGATTAAGCTTCTTATAAaggttaaagttataagaccctaatgtcaagtgtcctattaagttatgttataatagaactttagcgaataagcgtcctataaaactatAAAACTGATGTTATAAAActgatgttttatgactcaaatatcaggtGTCTTATTACAATGTagtataataacaccacaatgattaagcatcctataaaggttaaatttaCAAAACCCAAGTGTCAGgtgtctttttaagttatattataacAAAACTTTAGCGAATAAGCGTCCaataaaactaatgttttatgactcaaatatcaagtgtcctattaaggtgtattataataacaccacaatgattaagcgtcctataaagtttaaagttataagacccaagtgtcaagtgtcctattaagttaagttctaatatgacttcgactagaaagggtcctataacactgaacatttataacttaactacaacgtgtcctattaagttatgttataataggaccccagatgatcaagtgtcctaatacagtaccacataatgggacactaacaattaaatgtcttataaagtactttattaggatctacattttaagtgtcctaataaattatatgataataggacccaaaaaaatcatccatcctattaaatagttttttagaataccggtttagtagagtatattataaaaggaccccaaaagttcactagtcctattaaatagttttttaggaccctcttttacaagcgtcccacagaaaaggtcctaaaaagccatttttgttgtagtgtatttgaactatttgaaccattggaactatttgaTCTATGTGAACTATTTGAAGTATTAAACGATTGGGTTATggtaagtgattaggtaacggggtgagtgtaatgtgataaaagcatggtagatacgccgctggtagtttctatatataagtgcttttaacacattacatatccttgcgttatctagatcacttaggcaaatgttttcaaaacaaagttacattacaaggtttttctaacaatataaacCATTCGAGTTTTATTACGAAAACGATTTACGATTTGGgtttacataaacaaatgttttgagttaagattcatggcatcgatgttttataaactataaataATCTGTTTAACTTGGTTATTAAATTTACAATCCAAAGTTTTTACGAAACTAGGTTTCCTAATATCGATTAACGAAGTTGTTCGAGTTATTTCAacatgtaaacgagccatgaatctgaaactcacacaaaacctatgtactcgccgacatttttatgctgacgtattttcacatatgtttcaggtaccttagttgatgatgtttgatgatgatattgatgcatgctcacataggaatggacgaggcattagtgacttaataacaatgaaggACAAAATGTTCATGTTTAGTTTTTAACATTCAAGACAATGTAACaaacttaattcaataaaacaaaacttcaatccatgtgttgtgaaacaatgattctgttacgacactcttcgacgtttccgccacagtttatttttttaacgtggtcggggtgtgacagcgaaCCCTATCCTTCGTAATTGTTTGTGTGTGACGAAGATTCTATCTACGTCACATATAATCTTCGTCATATAGATGGTTCGTCGAGGGTCAGTATATATTGAATGATATATTAATAGTTTAGAAGAGAGAGAACAGGAGTATTTGATAGAGATTATTGTGTTTATTTCTTGTATCATCTTGTATAATAAACTCTGTTGAATCAATACACAACCATTTAAATGTTGAATCTTTGTGTTATGTTTATCTCTCGCTCGGTTTGTATCGTaacgtggattccgcactcgttacggTATTCGAAACAAGTTCTCGTAGTTGTCCGACAATCCGTATCGGGACCTACACATTAAGACAATAATTAGTAGTGTTTTAACTAGTAAATTAACTTAACTAGGCTTCTTGAGTGCCTAGGAACGTTCATCCGGCTTTATAGTGCGCGAATGGTGATTTGCGTGAAATCTGCTAAACGTTAAACAATAACAACTAACATCGATCGAAATACTAACAACGCCGTCAAACACAAATTTTATACGTATAATTTTAACACATGAATTTGGTTTTGCGAATTTATCGCGCTTTTAAACGTCACAAAACGCAAACGTAAACGAAAAACGGGACTGAAGGAACGCACCGGCAACCAAACGAAAGCATCGGAAACATGTAATACCTTAAAAACTGAAATATAATAGTAATTCAGCTCCGTAATCGAATTTTATTAACCGCAGTCAAAACTGGATCAGAAAACGGATTAAAACGACAAACGACGCATTTTACGCGATTTTAACGTAACCGACGGACGAACGCGTCAAACGTGTTTTAATGACACTAATTTAAATACTATTGACCCTAAAATAATGTTTCTCGTTGTTCTATGAAGTTCGGGTTTGAAAACGGGTTCGTAGGTGCAGACGGGCCACTTAAAACACATGAAAAGGGCTTGCGGGCCTTGGGCACAAGTCCACAAAGGAAACCCTAAGTATTTAAAGCCTTGTAAACCCTGTTACCTTCATTTTATTCCCAACCAGACTCACGCACACACTGCTCTCTTTCTATCTTCatcatttcttttttttaaacCCTATCTCTAAAACAAACATACATCCACAACCATTTACCCCCTCCCCCCCCGCCCATTTCTTCTTCTCTCGTTCTCGTTCTTGATACACCGGTGACCGGAGTACCTCCAGCCGGCTGCCATTCGGCCTGTTTCGCCGTCGTCTATGGTGGCAACTCCTTTTTCCACTGGAAAGGAACGCCGCCCTCGGCGGAAGTGGCGTGtgctctttttttttttctttcttcgtCTTCGCATCTGaacagatgatgatgacgatgttgttgttgattgtgaaagatggtagtggtggtggtgaccACCCGACGACGGTGGTGGTCGCCGGAGCTCCGGTCGGGTCAAACAGTGGTGGTGCTAGGTGGTTTTGGGTTTAGTTTACGAGCAAAGGGAAGGAGTTTCGTTCGGTTCAGTCAAACTCGGTCAAAAGTCCGCATCTTCAGTTTGGATCGGGTCCTATAACAGGTCAAATTTGCGATAGTTTTGGGTTCGGTTAGCTCAGGGGTGGTTCGGGACAACACGGTTCAATACGGGTCAGATTTGGTTTcgggtcaaaccgagtcaacttgGTTAACCCAGGTCAtacccggtcaactcagtcaacatgagtcaactcggtcaaccggTAAACTCAGTCAAACCAGTCAGTGGGACGGCACGAAGATTGGTAAAAGTTTAACGACAAGATTATTAATTTACGTTGTTTATATAATTGTTATTATTCCCGTGAAAACGAGCTTAAACAGAACCAAATTATGAAATCATATATTAATCATGTTTATATAACTCGTATATAGATAGACATATATATTGTTTCAATTATTGTTGCGTTTTGAAAATTATATCGACAACCTGTGTTGTCGTCGGAATCGTccaaaaaacagaggaaactttACCCATTTTTCGTAAAAATCCGTAAAAACCAAACATGTTTTATTGTAAAAACAAAACCAATCGGATTCAAGggacttttataaaaataaatataagtgtaTATTTACTTTCGACGACACATTGTAACTCGTAAAACAAATTGATAACGTTTCAAAAAACGTGATTTACTAGATATCCGAACACGAAACTTTTTATAAAACAAGTAGAATTATACCTCCTTTCAGCTGACTGGAATCAAAATGTGAAAAACCAATAAACCATGCGATATAAGGAGTTATCTAAACTTAATTTGAGACATAAGTTAATATTAAGAAAAAAATGAGACGAGAGATCATGGTCCCTATCGTAGTTGTATTCGTATTAAAATGTCAAGTGTCAATTTCTAAACATCACCATTATCTTAATACATCCCTAGATATATATTGTATCGGTTCTTTAGTGAAGTTCATCAATCCCGTGCGTGGTACACAAACAATATATTCGGTAACtaacaaaataataaatatttaactATTTAGTTAGTTCTATTGTTCGAGTCCTCCGTCATGTCGCCCGAATCTGACCCACTGACCTCGGTTGACCCGTTGCTTTACCCGTCTCCTTCTCCGCCTCCACCCGAGTATACCTCAAACTCCGCAGTGTACTACTCGAAACCAAACCACCCTTAACTACAGCTAACAACCACCAACCATCAACCAGACCCAACTACTATCACAATCATCTCCATAGCAGTTTCGAATCACCTCAAAGTTACCACCACCGTCGGCACCTTTTACTGTCACCGTCGTCATTCACCATTTTAACCGTGGTCAAAAAACACCACTCCATTGTTTACTCAAAGCATCTTCAACAACCATCACATTTATTAACCACACACCATTTTCCAGCGGTCGGAAACCGTCAACATCACATTTCTTAATGATATCAATGTTAAACGTTTATTTTAgaacaataaaatttatatttgaTTGTTATTAACAAGAATTAGTTTGATTCAAGATTTTTGTAACTCtctataaataaattaaaaaaaacaaatttttcaaTAAATAGAGAAGTTTAAGTATTTAAAATTGTATAATCTATGTTTTAAAAAAGGATAGAAAACAACCAACCAATATAAAGAGAATAGAGATAGATCAAATGTTGTAAATGGTGTGTTATAGACGGCATGGGTACTATATGAGTAGAATTTGTAAATAAATGTATATATGAGTAGAATTTGTAAATAAGTATATGTAATTTCAATAGCGATCCTTAATTGTGTTGCATATTCAATCCATTTAGTCACAAAACtcaatttacaaacaaacaaacacaatatGGTACCACCTAAATTCACATTTTGTACTCTAATAATTTTAATCGCTATGTAGAACAAAAACCGATTCCCTACGTTCATCACATTATTACAAGTGTCTGGACgctttatatttttttaagtaaGGATGCATTTGTGTAAAAAAGAAAATTCTATGTGTATATGTTTATGGTTCTTATAATTAAAAGATCTTTAATAAAAAAATGAGACACAAGTTAACTGATCGCCTACGTTCATCACATTTTGAGTCACAAGTTaatattaagaaaaaaaaacGAGACGAGAGATCCAGGGTTCCTATCATAGTTCTTTGTTTTGGAATATCAGGGTTTACGAACAGATACACTTGCCAAATGCTGGAACAAGTCTCACTTTTATTCATCACAAGTTAAACAGAAAACAAGTTAAACACAAAACCATAAAGGGAAACATATTGGTAAATAGAAAAGACATAACAAACTTCATTTATTTTCTGAACAAATGGCTAAAGAGTTGCAATCCCAGATTACTCAGCACAACTTGAACCAGCTAGCTTCTTCAAACGTCTACTAACCGCCACCTGCTTCATCAGTAGTTTGTAGCCTTCAAATAAACACCAATGCTATCAATATAATAACCCGCAAGGCCGTAAAATCCAGCGAATGAACCCGCATTCCATGGTACTGTAAAAGGCGTCCCTCTTACGTCACCAAATGGCCCATGGGTTTTTTTATTGGTCGTGAATGATATTGACGAAACTACTGTGAGACCCGCATAAGTTCCCCTTGACAATGCAATTGTCCCACTAATGCCATTAATTTCTTCGTCCCCTTCGAATGTAATCTGATCAATTATGAAAGATTAGATTTAAAAACATTATGATGCATGCATCGTTTGTGTTAACTTGTTTAAGTTTTTACTTCATAAACATTTTCTCCACCATTCCAACCACCCATCTTTTCAGAAGTGTATGTTAAGTCTCCGTATTGTGCGGTGAACATCAGAGAGTATATGAGATCGCCATGATCAATGGTTATCTTCGTCAAGTGATAAGTTGGCTCAAGTTTGAAAGACCAATTATTTTGCGGACCTGCAGGAAGAGTTTTTCCCCATGTTCCGATCTTCAAGATTTGTCTCAAATAGACACCAATGCCATCAATATAATAGCCAGCAAGGCCGTAAAACCCGACTAACGAGCCATTCTCCCAAGGTAAGGAGAACTCAGAACTGGTTGCTCCACCAAAAGGTCCATGGGTGGTCTTGTTCGTTACAAAAGAGAGTGAAGAAATTATTGTATAAGGAGCTTTAGTACCAACGCTTCCTTTAATTCCAACTATTTCCTCGTCCGAGTCAAGTGTCACCTGTGCCAACAAGAAGGTATATTATTACGTTTCTTAAAGTGGTGTGTGTGCGCGTTGATTAAGTTAAGATATATGCGTTCACCTCCGAAACTGTTTGTCCACCATTCCAACCACCAAATTTGTTAGAAGTGTTCACTACACCTCCAGCAGCTTCAGTGGTGAACATGAGAGAGTATATCACATCATCACCATGATCAATGGTTATCTTTTTCAGCCTCTGGCCTTGATCAAGTTCAAAAGACCACTCATTCTGAGGATCTCTGCTTTGTCTTCCCCAAAGTCCTACTGGAATAAATCCCGCTCTTTTCTTGATGTTTAGTACTCCTGCCATACTGTATTGtatcaaagagagagagagagagagagagattcaGAACTTAACATAAATATAACATGTATTTGGCTAATTAGTCATACCTTTTTAGCCCTTCTTTTGATCTGTGTCTTGATGTGGAAGAAGCTGGCATAAGGTCCCGTGCATTTATATGCAAACACTGGTACCTACCATCTAGTAAATTATTCACAGAGGATGTATTACTTACTCCCCCCTTGTCTgcttttaattaaaaaaaggtCTTTTAGCTCACATGTTCAATGCCATTACCTTTTTATATGGCCCTAACTATCTGCACACCCAGTTTGCctatctgcacacttagggtttacatacgctgcgtattggtcaatacgcagcgtatagggttacctcaatacgctgcgtattggtcaatacgcagcgtatagggttacctcaatacgctgcgtatagagctatactaagcgtatataaaccatggatttcagagccttatcagcaatcattgcacagaaaacaaggtttatatacgctgcgtataggtctatacgcagcgtatataaaccattggatttttttgggtcattttggtagatttgagggatcattttttcacaaattttaaatacgctgcgtattgacctctaaggagcgtatataaaggtctgaaaatgtcttttatacccttattttgaggctatacgaagccaaatacaagggtagttgtgtcatttttgtctcatacgctgcgtagggacctctaaggagcgtatataaagctccatttttgtattttttattatgtatttctttgtttatatataaaaaaaaagtaaattaattgtgtgtattttggggtatttccatgtttatttataaaaaaacaatattattaaaaataatacaaatattatgaattataagaattaaaaataatacaaatattaggtcccgtattgacttcgtataagcctataagtgtgatatcgtgtcgtatagcgtcgtataggtcacgtattgaacTCGTATAAGCCTaaaagtgtgatatcgtatcgtataggtgtagtataggtcacgtattgacctcgtataagcctattagtgtgatatcgtatcgtataacgtagtataggtcacgtattgacctcgtataagcctataagtgtgatatcgtatcgtatagcgtcgtataggtcacgtattg
Above is a window of Helianthus annuus cultivar XRQ/B chromosome 14, HanXRQr2.0-SUNRISE, whole genome shotgun sequence DNA encoding:
- the LOC110906613 gene encoding mannose/glucose-specific lectin-like — translated: MAGVLNIKKRAGFIPVGLWGRQSRDPQNEWSFELDQGQRLKKITIDHGDDVIYSLMFTTEAAGGVVNTSNKFGGWNGGQTVSEVTLDSDEEIVGIKGSVGTKAPYTIISSLSFVTNKTTHGPFGGATSSEFSLPWENGSLVGFYGLAGYYIDGIGVYLRQILKIGTWGKTLPAGPQNNWSFKLEPTYHLTKITIDHGDLIYSLMFTAQYGDLTYTSEKMGGWNGGENVYEITFEGDEEINGISGTIALSRGTYAGLTVVSSISFTTNKKTHGPFGDVRGTPFTVPWNAGSFAGFYGLAGYYIDSIGVYLKATNY